In a single window of the Montipora capricornis isolate CH-2021 chromosome 11, ASM3666992v2, whole genome shotgun sequence genome:
- the LOC138025020 gene encoding F-box only protein 4-like — MRDNQHQLNTTSGLTLSSSESESILEAFAFPVRYLFKLYETAVMENEIQEITVLPSKGRAAWSRSDIGRKVVVKEPITSEFGFQELPINLQLKIFSYLDARSVCTAAIACRYWSMLSEDKILWMNLMQRDMHQWSTMGYQSCPSTYIEARSDLTLKQIYLQCCPECRSLRRSRKSSFKSIVFYNLQNLSSLFKRKSPRVVMFGPGLESDTRGLVRQLLHDRTSPFEMTGMFPGKFDGMGSGLCLKLDDVEFNLITLYASNMKDREANARLGRPRLSKLLVDVDDASNDDGIDSDESQQSDMRLRHSVRELCKTIDGFIYVVDSSADSQRVNLGDRELSALMNKNWTQVNAPLLVLSTVSQPDTPALSCATVVELLQLRQFNRPWQVNAACVESLEGILSGIKWLLNSCSI, encoded by the exons ATGCGAGATAATCAACACCAGTTGAATACTACTTCCGGTTTGACTCTGAGCAGTTCGGAGAGCGAAAGCATTTTAGAAGCATTTGCTTTCCCTGTACGGTATTTATTCAAACTTTATGAAACCGCAGTGATGGAGAATGAAATACAAGAGATTACAGTTCTACCTTCAAAGGGTCGGGCGGCTTGGAGTCGAAGCGATATCGGAAGAAAGGTGGTCGTAAAGGAGCCCATAACATCAGAATTCGGTTTCCAAGAGTTACCG ATTAACTTGCAGCTTAAAATATTTTCGTACTTGGATGCACGATCAGTCTGTACAGCAGCAATAGCATGCCGTTACTGGAGCATGCTTAGTGAGGATAAGATATTATGGATGAACTTAATGCAGCGTGACATGCATCAATGGAGCACCATGGGATACCAGTCATGCCCATCAACGTACATAGAGGCTAGGTCTGATTTAACATTGAAGCAAAT ATACTTGCAATGTTGTCCAGAGTGCAGGTCTTTGCGGAGAAGTAGAAAATCAAGCTTTAAGTCCATCGTCTTCTACAACTTGCAGAACTTGTCATCATTATTTAAGAGAAAATCACCGCGTGTGGTTATGTTTGGTCCGGGGTTGGAGTCAGACACTAGAGGCCTTGTCCGTCAACTTCTTCATGATCGAACATCTCCATTTGAAATGACTGGCATGTTTCCTGGAAAATTTGACG GCATGGGTTCTGGACTTTGCTTGAAGTTGGATGACGTGGAATTTAACCTTATAACACTTTATGCCTCAAACAT GAAAGACAGAGAAGCCAATGCACGTCTTGGCCGACCAAGATTGAGCAAACTGCTTGTTGATGTTGACGATGCAAGTAATGATGATGGAATTGATAGTGACGAGTCTCAGCAAAGTGACATGAGATTAAGACACTCAGTGAGGGAGCTTTGTAAGACCATAGATGGCTTTATATATGTGGTTGATTCTTCTGCTGATAGCCAAAGAG TGAATTTGGGTGACAGAGAACTTTCAGCCTTGATGAATAAGAACTGGACACAAGTTAATGCTCCACTTCTTGTGCTTTCTACCGTATCACAACCAGACACACCAGCCTTGTCTTGTGCTACGGTTGTTGAGCTTCTGCAGCTGAGGCAATTTAACAGGCCATGGCAG GTTAATGCTGCTTGCGTTGAGTCATTAGAGGGGATCCTTTCTGGTATTAAATGGCTGCTAAATTCATGCAGCATATGA
- the LOC138025022 gene encoding uncharacterized protein has translation MIPTWVHKRLYVRRLHGILARSIYSEMVDHPIKSSKVLVKILAFGDSLTTGNTGGTENEKLDKPYTIHLSNLLKENHPNFEFKVDNKGVYGQLVRGEMTSRLPNVLEACGPYDIVIILGGTNDVITPEQGLERTLFEGIQMLHSQVKEHGAKCIGLTIPETDVFYKDLGKNGLSWVKEEGEKIRLKVNEKLRQGIRQDDSAVILCDLEKKFPQQSLSEQDLGKFWSDGLHFTEEGYKKMAEIIYEDMKHFLL, from the coding sequence ATGATACCTACTTGGGTACATAAACGACTATATGTTAGGCGACTCCATGGCATACTGGCACGAAGTATATACTCAGAAATGGTAGACCATCCTATTAAATCTTCTAAGGTTTTGGTCAAGATTCTGGCCTTCGGGGATAGCCTCACAACAGGAAATACAGGAggaacagaaaatgaaaaattggaTAAACCGTATACCATTCATCTATCAAACCTACTAAAGGAGAACCATCCTAATTTTGAGTTTAAAGTAGACAATAAAGGGGTTTATGGACAGCTTGTTAGGGGCGAAATGACATCAAGATTACCAAATGTTTTAGAGGCTTGCGGACCATACGATATAGTTATTATATTGGGAGGAACTAACGACGTAATTACACCAGAACAAGGCTTAGAAAGGACTCTCTTTGAGGGCATCCAGATGCTGCACTCACAGGTCAAAGAACATGGAGCAAAGTGCATTGGTTTAACAATTCCAGAAACTGATGTTTTTTATAAAGATTTGGGCAAGAATGGTTTGTCGTGGGTTAAAGAAGAAGGAGAGAAAATTCGTTTGAAAGTGAATGAAAAGCTCAGACAGGGCATTAGACAAGATGATAGTGCAGTGATCTTGTGTGACCTGGAAAAGAAGTTTCCTCAACAAAGTTTGTCTGAGCAAGATTTGGGTAAATTTTGGAGTGATGGACTGCATTTTACAGAGGAGGGCTATAAGAAAATGGCAGAGATAATATATGAAGACATGAAACACTTTTTGCTCTAA
- the LOC138025021 gene encoding delta(3,5)-Delta(2,4)-dienoyl-CoA isomerase, mitochondrial-like encodes MILRLNLGKVLKTGVHFTNSHAALKPRQVLLACCNGPVKALVRMNSTQSYTFETLAVSKPKEHVIQVELNRPDKRNAMNRTFWREMVQCFKQISDDSDCRAVVLTGAGKIFTAGLDVMDIANDLMNSGNEPSRRAFHLRKFVLSLQESFHAIEKCPQPVIAAVHSGCLGGGMDMICACDIRLCSADAWFQVKEIDLGLAADLGTLQKFPKIIGNDSLARELCFTGRQFTAQEAKEMGFVSRICSDRESLVKEAVELAGEISKKSPVAVSGIKHNLIYSREHSAKDGMEYTATWNMAMLQSEDVMKAVQAGLTKEEATFSKL; translated from the exons ATGATTTTGAGGTTAAACCTTGGAAAAG TTTTGAAAACTGGAGTTCATTTTACAAATTCACATGCAGCATTGAAGCCAAGACAAGTGTTGTTAGCATGTTGTAACGGTCCTGTGAAGGCGCTGGTGAGAATGAACAGTACGCAATCATACACATTTGAAACACTTGCAGTATCCAAGCCTAAGGAGCATGTCATTCAAGTGGAACTCAACAGGCCTGATAAAAGAAATGCAATGAATAGAACATTTTGGAG AGAAATGGTTCAGTGTTTCAAACAAATATCTGATGATTCTGACTGCAGAGCAGTTGTCTTAACAGGAGCAGGGAAAATCTTCACAGCAG gtttggACGTGATGGATATTGCTAATGATCTCATGAATTCTGGTAACGAACCTTCACGAAGAGCGTTTCATTTGAGGAAGTTTGTCTTGTCCCTTCAAGAATCATTTCATGCCATCGAGAAATGTCCACAGCCCGTGATTGCGGCTGTACATTCAGGATGCCTGGGTGGAGGAATGGACATGATCTGTGCATGTGATATTCGATTGTGCTCTGCTGATGCATGGTTTCAAGTGAAG GAAATTGACCTTGGCCTGGCTGCAGATCTTGGTACACTGCAGAAGTTTCCAAAAATCATTGGAAATGACAG TCTTGCAAGGGAGCTTTGTTTTACTGGCAGACAATTTACAGCCCAGGAAGCCAAAGAGATGGGATTTGTAAG tcggaTTTGCTCAGACCGTGAGAGTCTTGTAAAAGAAGCTGTTGAGCTTGCTGGTGAGATATCCAAGAAAAGTCCTGTTGCAGTGTCAGGAATCAAACATAACCTCATTTACTCCAGAGAACACTCAGCCAAAGACGGAATGGAATACACA GCAACCTGGAACATGGCTATGTTGCAATCAGAAGACGTCATGAAAGCTGTTCAAGCAGGACTGACCAAAGAAGAGGCCACGTTTTCAAAGCTTTAA